From Toxorhynchites rutilus septentrionalis strain SRP chromosome 2, ASM2978413v1, whole genome shotgun sequence, a single genomic window includes:
- the LOC129765969 gene encoding uncharacterized protein LOC129765969 yields the protein MIQNGKGLNDKQHQQSRDKKTVCDVKRKINTLRSNYRKELKRIEDSKRSGTGADDVYSPSSWVFHALQFLSKFEQPVDLGNTQSRSSIVPPLEPMPKRARNIGPIARQNDLLLKACAYLDDSSRSNDQTEIPAIAKAWGEKLLQLRPHQRHFAEKAINDILFEACQGTLHRNSVTINDGFSGQGLVASSPVSSVDNTYETLLQQQESNSGIYDPLAPNSNSE from the exons atgattcagaacggtaaaggTTTAAATGACAAACAGCACCAACAGTCACGCGACAAAAAG aCAGTATGTGATGTGAAACGTAAAATTAATACGTTGAGAAGCAATTATAGGAAGGAATTAAAAAGAATAGAGGACTCGAAAAGATCAGGGACTGGAGCCGACGACGTATATTCACCATCGTCGTGGGTTTTTCACGCATTGCAATTTCTAAGCAAATTTGAGCAACCTGTTGACCTTGGGAACACACAA TCACGTTCATCAATAGTACCACCTCTTGAGCCTATGCCCAAAAGAGCCAGGAATATCGGACCCATTGCTCGACAAAATGATTTGTTGCTAAAAGCATGTGCTTATTTGGACGATTCCTCCAGAAGCAATGACCAAACAGAAATCCCCGCTATCGCCAAAGCTTGGGGTGAAAAGCTTCTACAATTACGTCCCCATCAACGACATTTTGCAGAGAAAGCAATTAATGACATTTTATTTGAAGCCTGTCAGGGTACATTACATAGGAATTCCGTAACAATCAACGACGGATTTTCAGGCCAAGGTTTGGTGGCTTCCTCACCAGTGAGCAGTGTGGACAATACATATGAGACATTACTCCAACAGCAAGAATCCAATTCCGGAATTTATGATCCACTGGCACCCAACTCCAATTCTGAATAG